The following proteins are encoded in a genomic region of Brachypodium distachyon strain Bd21 chromosome 1, Brachypodium_distachyon_v3.0, whole genome shotgun sequence:
- the LOC100842388 gene encoding probable N-acetyltransferase HLS1-like, translating to MGDEGMAAAVVIREYDPATDRAGTEAVDRECEVGPAGGMSLHADLLGDPLARVRHSPAYLMLVAEAAGGQIVGLIRGTVKSVATAGATTSSPASASVGYILGLRVSPSHRRMGVALRLVRRLEQWFERTGAAYAYMATDKSNEPSLRLFTGRCGYSKFRTPSLLVHPVHAHRLRGPRRAAVHRLAPRDAERLYRARLARVEFFPADIGAVLGNPLSLGTFVSIVDDYEWRGVEAFLASPPASWAVASLWDCGGAFRLEVRGASRARRAAAAASRALDARAKWMRVPSVPDFFRPFVAWFVYGLGGGGDDGSTRAAEALFVAFVNMARGRAAAVAVEVAACDPLRRRIPHWRSLSCEEDLWCMKRLGSGGDVEGWDWARSAPGQSIFVDPREV from the exons ATGGGAGACGAagggatggcggcggctgtgGTTATCCGGGAGTACGACCCGGCGACGGACCGGGCCGGCACGGAGGCCGTGGATCGAGAGTGCGAGGtcgggccggccggcgggatGTCGCTCCACGCCGACCTGCTCGGCGACCCCCTCGCTCGCGTTCGACACTCGCCGGCTTACCTCATGCTG GTGGCTGAAGCAGCTGGTGGGCAGATCGTGGGCCTCATCCGCGGCACCGTGAAGTCGgtggccaccgccggcgcaACGACAAGCTCCCCCGCCTCGGCCAGCGTCGGCTACATCCTCGGCCTCCGCGTCTCGCCTTCCCACAG GCGGATGGGCGTCGCGCTGCGGCTGGTGCGGCGGCTGGAGCAGTGGTTCGAGCGGACTGGCGCCGCGTACGCGTATATGGCGACGGACAAGTCCAACGAGCCCTCGCTGCGGCTCTTCACGGGCCGCTGCGGCTACTCCAAGTTCCGCACGCCGTCGCTCCTCGTGCACCCCGTGCACGCCCACCGCCTCCGTGGCCCGCGCCGGGCAGCGGTCCACCGCCTCGCCCCGCGCGACGCCGAGCGCCTGTACCGCGCCCGGCTCGCGCGCGTCGAGTTCTTCCCCGCCGACATCGGCGCCGTCCTCGGCAACCCGCTCTCCCTCGGCACCTTCGTCTCGATCGTAGATGATTACGAGTGGCGCGGGGTCGAGGCGTTCctggcgtcgccgccggcgtcgtggGCCGTGGCGAGCCTGTGGGACTGCGGGGGCGCGTTCCGGCTCGAGGTGCGCGGGGCGTCGCGCGCCcggcgcgccgctgccgcggccaGCCGCGCCCTGGACGCGCGCGCCAAGTGGATGCGCGTGCCGTCCGTGCCCGACTTCTTCCGGCCGTTCGTGGCGTGGTTCGTCTACGGGCTcgggggaggcggcgacgacggcagcACGCGGGCTGCGGAGGCGCTGTTCGTGGCGTTCGTGAACATGGCGCGGGGGAGGGCcgcggccgtggccgtggaggTGGCCGCGTGCGACCCGCTCCGGCGGCGCATCCCGCACTGGCGCAGCCTCTCGTGCGAGGAAGACCTCTGGTGCATGAAGCGGctgggcagcggcggcgatgtGGAAGGCTGGGATTGGGCCAGATCAGCGCCTGGACAGTCCATCTTCGTGGACCCAAGAGAGGTTTAG